Proteins found in one Triticum urartu cultivar G1812 chromosome 4, Tu2.1, whole genome shotgun sequence genomic segment:
- the LOC125552244 gene encoding probable E3 ubiquitin-protein ligase LUL2 yields the protein MGNAGSNGGGGGPGHRRRSSGHGHGHHHQAPPPPQQPEAAPNRYVFAAATPYPPQYPNPNPPQYYPQYGNYYPPPPPSVQVPLPAPYDHHHRGAAPPPNVPPTEFPPSVHSHHYPGWAGRYPYGLQPPMPTPYVEHQKAVTIRNDVNLKKETLRIEPDEGCPGRFLVAFTFDATVAGSMTVYFFAKEELNCNLTAMKPDLIKPVTVSFKEGLGQKFRQPSGTGIDFSAFEDSELLKQGGMEIYPLAVKAETTLAADQPSEGEDQKPKTPNSQITQAVFEKKESGDYQVRVVSQILWVNGTRYELQEIYGIGNSVEGDTDANDPGKECVICLSEPRDTTVLPCRHMCMCSECAKVLRYQTTRCPICRQPVERLLEIKVNNKAEEPPQQTSQSPPLPPPPVLHQEEV from the exons ATGGGCAACGCGGGCAGCAACGGCGGGGGAGGCGGCCCGGGCCACCGCCGCCGGAGCTCCGGCCACGGCCACGGCCACCACCACCaggcgccgccgcccccgcagCAGCCGGAGGCCGCGCCCAACCGCTACGTCTTCGCCGCCGCCACGCCCTACCCGCCGCAGTACCCCAACCCCAACCCGCCGCAGTACTACCCGCAGTACGGGAACTActacccgccgccgccgccctccgtGCAGGTGCCCCTCCCAGCGCCCTACGACCATCACCACAGgggcgccgcgccgccgcccaacGTGCCGCCCACGGAGTTCCCGCCCTCCGTCCACTCGCACCACTACCCCGGCTGGGCCGGACGGTACCCTTACGGGCTCCAGCCGCCCATGCCCACGCCCTACGTCGAGCACCAGAAGGCCGTCACCATCCGCAACGACGTCAACCTCAAGAAGGAGACGCTCCGGATTGAGCCCGATGAAGGCTGTCCCGGCCGCTTCCTCGTCGCCTTCACCTTCGATGCCACCGTCGCTGGAAG CATGACTGTCTACTTCTTTGCAAAAGAAGAGCTCAACTGCAATCTAACAGCGATGAAGCCAGACTTGATTAAGCCTGTTACTGTTAGCTTCAAAGAGGGTCTTGGCCAGAAGTTTAGGCAACCTTCAGGGACAGGAATTGACTTCTCAGCGTTTGAGGACTCTGAGTTGTTGAAACAGGGGGGAATGGAAATATATCCACTTGCAGTTAAAGCTGAAACAACATTGGCTGCTGATCAACCATCGGAGGGGGAAGACCAGAAACCCAAAACTCCAAACTCGCAGATCACACAGGCTGTGTTTGAAAAGAAAGAAAGCGGTGACTATCAAGTACGAGTTGTTAGTCAGATCCTTTGGGTGAATGGCACCAGGTATGAATTGCAGGAAATATATGGGATAGGAAACTCTGTGGAAGGGGACACTGATGCAAATGATCCTGGGAAAGAATGTGTCATATGCCTCTCAGAACCTAGGGATACTACTGTCCTTCCATGTAGGCATATG TGTATGTGCAGCGAGTGCGCCAAGGTCTTGAGGTACCAGACCACCAGGTGCCCCATCTGCCGTCAGCCGGTCGAGCGGCTGCTGGAGATCAAAGTGAACAACAAAGCTGAAGAGCCGCCCCAGCAGACGTCCCAGTCGCCTCCGCTACCTCCACCCCCTGTTCTGCATCAGGAAGAGGTGTAG